In a single window of the Pseudomonas sp. B21-015 genome:
- a CDS encoding response regulator, with protein sequence MSKISVLVVDDASFIRDLVKKCLRNYFPGIRTEDAVNGKKAQAMLAKEAFDLVLCDWEMPEMSGLELLTWCREQDNLKSMPFVMVTSRGDKENVVQAIQAGVSGYVSKPFTNEQLLTKVKQALNKVGKLDTLMNSAPTKMNSAFGNDSLSALTGGKAAVVAPSAAPVNPFAKPAAAAPAPAAAPARGLLNSPPVKAPAASVAASAGGRGQGQLRLPSGTQQCVIKALSIKEALLVVKRSDTLPQVLDSAVLDLEQGDNAEIARLNGYLHAIVAHEPKPDSEWLQLTFRFVDQDAQKLDYISRLIARGTAQKHFVPGA encoded by the coding sequence ATGAGCAAGATCAGTGTGTTGGTCGTGGACGATGCGTCGTTCATTCGTGACCTGGTAAAGAAGTGCCTGCGTAACTACTTCCCGGGGATCCGGACCGAAGATGCAGTCAACGGCAAAAAGGCCCAGGCCATGCTGGCCAAGGAAGCGTTCGACCTGGTTCTGTGCGACTGGGAAATGCCGGAAATGTCCGGCCTGGAGCTGCTGACCTGGTGCCGCGAGCAGGACAACCTCAAGAGCATGCCGTTCGTGATGGTGACCAGCCGTGGCGACAAAGAGAACGTGGTCCAGGCGATCCAGGCCGGGGTTTCCGGCTATGTCAGCAAGCCGTTCACCAACGAGCAGCTACTGACCAAGGTCAAGCAGGCGCTGAACAAGGTCGGCAAGCTCGACACCTTGATGAACAGCGCGCCAACCAAAATGAACTCGGCGTTCGGTAACGATTCCCTGAGCGCGTTGACTGGCGGCAAAGCGGCGGTGGTCGCACCCTCGGCTGCGCCGGTCAACCCGTTCGCCAAACCTGCCGCCGCTGCGCCAGCCCCGGCGGCCGCGCCTGCCCGTGGCTTGCTCAACAGCCCGCCGGTCAAGGCACCTGCCGCCTCTGTCGCCGCCTCAGCTGGCGGTCGTGGCCAAGGCCAACTGCGCTTGCCGAGCGGCACTCAGCAATGTGTGATCAAGGCCTTGAGCATCAAGGAAGCGCTGCTGGTGGTGAAGCGCAGCGACACCTTGCCGCAAGTCCTCGACAGCGCCGTACTCGACCTGGAGCAGGGCGACAACGCCGAAATTGCCCGTCTCAACGGCTACCTGCACGCCATCGTCGCCCACGAGCCGAAGCCCGACAGCGAGTGGCTGCAACTGACCTTCCGCTTTGTCGATCAGGATGCGCAGAAGCTTGACTACATCTCCCGCCTGATCGCCCGTGGTACTGCGCAGAAGCATTTCGTTCCTGGCGCGTAA
- a CDS encoding peptidoglycan DD-metalloendopeptidase family protein, with translation MLARLLFFCGLFMASTSAVAMTIYRSTDASGVVSYSDRPTKGAKVFVFRDRMVERLERQVYLDIKKQGGMDSVFVRNDLYAPVEIELSFDGLKNVSGAPSRPIRRVMPARSNLRLALLKATNAGRPLVYTPRFEYSLGDPSGATMAYRYPLPWRGGPFRLSQGPNGQYSHYGPKNRYAMDIAMPEGTPIIAARGGVVVKTENGQTGRGNDPSGNFVRVLHDDGTMGVYLHLKKGSVSVREGQRVTVGSALALSGNTGNSSGPHLHFVVQRNTGLGLVSIPYQFNQPVGALPNFALGKQ, from the coding sequence ATGCTCGCGCGCCTGCTGTTTTTCTGTGGTCTGTTCATGGCCTCCACCTCGGCTGTGGCCATGACGATCTACAGGTCCACCGACGCCAGTGGCGTGGTCTCTTACAGCGACCGCCCCACCAAGGGCGCGAAGGTGTTCGTTTTCCGGGACCGGATGGTCGAGCGCCTTGAGCGGCAGGTGTACCTCGACATCAAGAAGCAGGGGGGCATGGACAGTGTGTTCGTGCGTAACGACCTGTATGCGCCGGTCGAGATCGAGCTGAGTTTCGACGGGCTGAAGAACGTCAGCGGTGCGCCGAGCCGGCCGATCCGTCGGGTTATGCCGGCGCGCAGTAACCTACGTCTGGCACTGCTCAAGGCGACGAACGCCGGAAGGCCGCTGGTCTACACCCCAAGGTTCGAGTATTCCCTGGGCGACCCCTCAGGGGCCACCATGGCCTATCGATATCCACTGCCTTGGCGTGGCGGGCCGTTTCGGCTGAGCCAGGGCCCTAATGGCCAATACAGCCACTACGGGCCGAAGAACCGTTATGCGATGGACATCGCCATGCCCGAAGGCACGCCGATCATCGCGGCGCGCGGCGGGGTGGTGGTGAAAACCGAGAATGGCCAGACCGGACGCGGCAACGACCCGTCGGGCAATTTCGTGCGGGTGCTGCACGATGACGGGACCATGGGCGTGTACCTGCACCTCAAGAAGGGTTCGGTCAGCGTGCGGGAAGGTCAGCGGGTGACGGTAGGCAGTGCGCTGGCGCTGTCGGGCAACACTGGCAACAGCAGCGGCCCCCACCTGCACTTCGTGGTGCAGCGCAATACCGGGTTGGGGCTGGTGTCGATTCCGTACCAGTTCAATCAACCGGTAGGCGCGTTGCCCAACTTTGCGTTGGGCAAGCAGTAA